The window GATCAAAAGGGTGCTGATCACAATATTTATTTCCTGTTCCAGCCTGCTGAGGAAACGGGTGACGGTGCAATTCAGTGCGTCGGTTTTATAAAAGAGCATAGCATCGACGAAATATTTTCCTACCATAATATGAGTGGGATGAGGTTCAAAACGGTTCATGTCATTGAAGGAACGGCTCAATTTGCTTCAAAGGGAATGACGATTAGGATGGAGGGCTCACCGGCACATGCTAGCCAGCCCGAGGATGGGGTGAATCCTGCCTTTGCGCTAGCAAATATTATCAATCGAATTCCTGAGTTCACAGCACCTGAGAACCATAAAGGACTTGTATTATGTACGGTCGTTCAAGTCGATATCGGAGAAAAAGCCTTTGGTATGTCGGCCAGCAGAGGGGAGCTGCTTCTGACCATCCGTGCTCAATATGAGGAAGAATTGGATCAACTGCAGGACGATTTGGAGAAGCTGGCAATCGCACAGGCTGAGGCATATGGAATCAAAACGGTAACCATCAGCTATCAGGATGAATTTCCGGAAACCAAAAATCACAAGGAAAGCATTGCAAAGGTCCGCAAGGTTTGTAGGGAAAAGGGGATTGAAGTCGTAGACATGCCGGAAGCCTGGCGGGCATCCGAAGATTTCGGTCACTACACCAAAGCAACGAAAGGAGCTATGGTCTACATTGGAAACGGCGAAGACTACCCGCAAATCCATACCTATGAATATGATTTCAGGGATGAAATTATTGAAACCGCCGTCGAGCTATTTAAGGGACTTGCTTCGGTGAAATAATAGTAGAAGAGTTCATTGTTTTTCATCTCTTTTCATCGTAAAAAAATCCCCAATCAGTCCTCTGTTTGGGGATTTTTGCGGTTGCCTTTTGAAACTTCTATAAAAACATCCCGGCAATAGCGGCACTTAATAGTGATGCAAGCATGCCGGCGGCAACGGAGCGAAGACCCATTTTGGCAATGTCTGGCCGTCTACTTGGAGCAAGTCCACCGATTCCCCCTAGCAGAGATGCTAGGGAGGTTAAGTTGGCAAAGCCGCATAGTGCAAAGCTGACGACGATAACCGTTTTTGGCGTAAGCTCGGGTATTTGCGGAGCAAAGGCGGTATAAGCAACAAATTCATTTAAGACGAGCTTCTGCCCGATATAGCTTCCGGCAGCAACAGCCTCCGACCACGGCACCCCGACGGCAAAGGCTAGTGGGGAGAAGATGATACCCAAAATCCCTTCCATCGTCAGGTTCGGATATCCGAACAATCCACCAATCCCTCCAAAAATCAAATTAATTAAGGCGATTAAGGAAATAAACGCCAAAAGCATCGCCCCGATATTCAAGGCAAGGGAGAGACCATCACTGGCACCACGTGCTGCTGCATCAATAACATTCGTGGAGGCGGTATCAGTTTCCATTTTAAAACCCTTTTCCTCAATTTTTTCCGTTTCAGGAACAACCAGCTTTGCCATAATTAATCCGGCAGGGGCAGCCATGAAACTGGCTGCCAATAAATAATTCATCGGAACCCCTAATAGGGCGTAACCAACAAGGGTTGAGCCGGCAACTGACGCCAGTCCGCCTGTCATAACAGCGAAAAGCTCTGATTGAGACATTTTTGGCAGAAAAGGCCGTATGACAAGCGGTGCTTCTGTCTGTCCAACAAAAATATTAGCGGCAGCTGACATGGATTCGGCCTTACTCGTTCCTAGCAGCTTGGCTAAACCACCGCCAATGATGTTAATGAAGAATTGCATAATTCCTAGATAATAAAGCACTGAAATTAGAGAGGAAAAGAAAATAATAATCGTTAATACCTGAAAAGCAAAGACAAAACCGAAGTTGGCCGTATCGGCAGCGGGCCCAAATACAAAGCTAATCCCTTCAGCAGCACTGTTAATCACATCCTGAACCCGATCTGATACCCAGCTGATTCCAGCTCGTCCAGCGTTCCATTTTAGCACAATAAAGGCAAATAGTATTTGAATCGCCAATCCCCCTAAAATGGTCCTCATATTAATCGCCTTTCGATTGGTTGAAAGTAAAAAAGCTAACCCAAACACAACCAAAATCCCTGCTATTCCCCATAATACATTCATACTGTCACCTCAATAACGATATTGTTAGTAAGTATCTTTTCCTGCGGAGGAATAACTTACTCGTAAAGTTTTGCAGCGACAGTAGGGCTGGCTATTTATATTATTCGTTTGTGCATTTTGTTGTATATCACAACGGTTACAATTGAAACAAGAACAATCACAGCATTTGCGGCAAAGGTTCCCGCCCATGTCATAGTCATGGTGCCGAAGATGGGGGAGGCCGCATTGAACATGGTGTGGAATATTACGCACATAAACACACGGCCCTTTCCTGATATTTTGTAGATTGCCCCGTTGAAAAACCGAAACGCAATGAGTTGAACGGCAAACATCCAAAAGTTAATGAGTCCCTCTCCGTGATTCGTCCCTGGAATGAAGAAGAGAGGGATATGCCATAAAATCCAAATGAATCCAGCAAAAATAGAAGACAAAACAAAACCGTATTTTTTATCAAGCTCAGGCTGTAGTATGTACATCCAACCAGCTTCCTCTAAGCCGCCGATAATAAGATTACCAGGCAGGGAAAGGAAGAAAGTATAAAATGGAAGCACCATTTCGGTACGGCCTGAAACTGCCATATGTATCAAAAAATAAAGTGCAAGTCCTGCAACAACGAACAAATAGATAGATAAGCTATTTTTGGCATAAAAAACCGTTTTCAACCATTCCTTGAAACCTGTTATTTTGTTACTTTTCTTCAGAACGATGTAGGAAGCGATAGCGGGTGACAAAATATAGAGTGAATAAGGGATATTCATTCCCAATTGCTGTAACGAGTGAACCCAATTATGAACCGTATATCCGAATGGCCCAAGAGCAATCAAAGCACCTGACACAAGATAGGCTATGCAAAATGTCAGCATTGTAAATTGTACGGTGATTTTTGTATCAGTCACGATTTCCTCATCTCACCTTTTAACTAATGTTTGCTTTCTGCCAATTCAAAGTTGCGCTCCGCACAAAATATAAATAATCTCCATTACAAATTCTCCTTTATCGACTTGTTTCTAAGCTAATTATAGCACTATTTCGTGGTACATTTATTTTTCCGGTACGACGTGAGCTCATGCATTATCAAGTAGTTTAAGCATTACTATCAATCGAAATCGATAAATTCTTACGGTATCATCCACGACAGGACGTTGCTTTGCAGGAAGGTCAATATTCCAACCAGAATGACTAGGAAAAAGCTATGCTTTAGCGTAAAGCGAAGTAAATCAGATTCCTTGCCTGCCAGTCCAACAGCGGCACAGGCAACGGCAATCGATTGTGGTGATATCATTTTTCCGGTAACGCCACCGGAAGCATTGGCAGCGACTGCAAGCAACGGGTCCATGCCAACCTGCATGGCCGATATTTTTTGCAGATTCCCAAACAAGAGGTTGGCTGAGGTATCTGATCCTGTAATAAAGACACCGAGCCAGCCAAGGAATGGAGAGAAGAATGGGAATAATGAACCTGTTTTGGCGATAACCATCCCAAGCGCGTGTGTCATCCCGGCGGTGTTGGCTACATAGGCAAAGGCTACGACAGAACCAATGGTTAAAAGAGGGCGCTTCAATTCCTGTATCGTTTCAAAAAAGGTGAATAACCAATTCCTCCAGGATAAACGAGTAATATATTTTGTAATCAAACAGGCTATTAAGATAGCAGTCCCTGCCGCACCTAATAATTCAAGCTTGTATACAGCGGTAATCGCTTCACCTGCTGCATTGAAAATTTTATTATGTAAAAAGGGTACCTCCGGTGAATAGGTGAGCACTTGTCCGAGTGAATTCACTTCTTTTAGAAGGCTATTCGTTCCTTCATACTGTCCAGTCAATGCTGCCTTCATGTCATGAATACCCCAAAAGGAAATGAGTGCGGTTAAGACTAAAAACGGAGACCATGCTTTGAATACCTGTCGACCTGTATAGTGAAATCCGTTTACTCTTCCATTTTTTACTGCTAAAGGTGTAGCCTTTTTTTCTTCCCCTTTAAAGTTGAAAATCGTTTTTGGTTTCCAAAATCTTAAGAAAATGACAAGCGCCAATAAGGAGACCAAGGCCGATAGAATGTCTGGTAATTCAGGTCCTAAGAAGTTTGAGGTTAAAAATTGCGTGAGGGCAAAGGACAGTCCTGAAACAAGGATGGCAGGAAGTATCTCAATGGCTCGTCTGAAGCCTGCCATTAGGATGACCAAGTAAAGCGGAACAAACAGGGAAATAAAGGGAAGCTGGCGTCCGACCATTTTAGATATTTCCATGGCATCCATCCCGACAGGACCTGCCATCGCAGTAATCGGAATCCCAATCGCTCCAAAGGCCACAGGTGCTGTATTGGCTAATAGACAAATCCCTGCAGCGTATAATGGGTGAAAGCCTAAACCTACAAGCAAGGCGGCTGAAATCGCAACAGGTGCCCCGAAGCCGGCAGCTCCTTCCAGGAAAGCTCCGAATGAAAAGGCAATCAGTAAAGCTTGTAAGCGGCGGTCCTCTGTAATCGATTGGACAGAGTTACGAATGATTTCGAACTGTCCGCTTTTGACCGAGAGCTTATAAAGAAATACAGACGTGACAATGATCCAGCCAATCGGTAATATACCATAGGCAGCCCCTTGACTGGCAGACATAATGGCCATTTCAGCGGGCATTTTGAAGGCGAAGATGGCAAGGACAACAGCTAGCACCAAAGTCTTTAATCCAGCTATATGTCCTGTCATTCGTTTAATCGCAAGTGCCCAGAAAAAATATAAAATAGGGAGAACAGCCACTAAGGCTGTTAGAGCTAAATTATCGAAAACGATCGTGAAATTTTGCGTAAATGTCATCGTTACACCCTCCCGCACATCCATACAGTAAAGTTAGCTTACTTATACTCATTCTATTTAGAAAAATTGAATAAAATGACATGAGTCTAGATTACCGGTTTGAACATTTATTAGAGATTGGTTTATACCTTGTTGAAGGCGTAGGGTGTATAAGGACCATTTAAGTGACTGTATGGGTAGTGGAAGGGTTGAAGATTTGGTACCATAAGAGGAAGTTCTTCTGAAGCTTTTGGGAAAGGATTTATTCTTAAAAAGATTCTCCGTATGGATGGTTCGAATTTTACCGAAGAATTTGCGCAAGAAAAGAATATATAGCTATAATTATTTTTTAATTATTGTTAAAATATAAAATATTATATTTAACTTCATTCAGCAAATGCTTTTTGTACCGAAAGCTTGCGACAGGTACAGAAGTCCTCCATTTCTAAAAGTGGGGCATGAATGCAAATGGCACTTCGATTCAGTGGGGGATCAAACTCCAGCTGAATGAAGTTAAGCCTCCGGCGGATGTCTCGGATTAATAAAGGTAGTTTATCGAGCGAGCTCGATAAAAATCCAGACGCAAATTCGACGGGCGAATTTGATTATAAAGGGGACAGGGTGGAACATATGGAGGAAATCAATCTAGAGGATTTACGGATTCAAATTGATAAAGTGGATCGTGAATTAATCAAATTACTAGCAGAACGTTTTGAGTTAACGGAGCAAGTGGGGGTATACAAAGCAAAAAAGAATCTGAATCCACAGGATAAAAGTCGAGAAGCTAAGCAATTTGAAAAATTGGAGAAGCTTTCCCTAGAAAATGGTCTAAATCCAGAATATGCTCAAAAAATCTTCAGATGTGTAATGGATATTGCCATATCCCGTCATCTAGAAATAGGAAAGTAGTCAGTACGATAAAAAAACTCTTCAGCAGGGGGCAGATGCTCGTGTAGTTTACACGATGATCTGCCCCTTTATTAGGCGGCCTTGTCCGATAGAAGGGTTCAAAAGCCCAAAGCGAGGTAAATCTGAGGCGGCCTTGTCCGATAGAAGGATTCAAAAGCCCAAAGCGAGGTAAATCTGAGGCCGCGTTGTCCGATAGAAGGGTTCAAAAGCCCAAAGCGGGGTAAATCGGAAGTCGAACTGTCCGATAGAAGGGTTCAAAAGCCCAAAGCGGGGTAAATCGGAAGTCGAACTGTCCGATAGAAGGGTTCAAAAGCCCAAAGCACGAGAAATCCGAGTTCAAACTGTCCGATAGAAGGGTTCAAAAGCCCAAAGCGTACGAAAACCGAGGCCAATCTGTCCGATAGAAGGATTCAAAAGCCCAATACACATGAAAACCGAGGCCAATCTGTCCGATAGAAGGGTTCAAAAGGCCAAAGCGGGGTAAATCCGAGGCCAATCTGTCCGATAGAAGGGTTCAAAAGCCCAAAGCACGAGAAATCCGAGTTCAAGCTGTCCGATAGAAGGGTTCAAAAGGCCAAAGCGGGGTAAATCGGAAGTCGAACTGTCCGATAGAAGGGTTCAAAAGCCCAAAGCGTACGAAAACCGAGGCCAACCTGTCCGATAGAAGGGTTCAAAAGCCCAAAGCACGAGAAATCCGAGGCCAATCTGTCCGATAGAAGGGTTCAAAAGCCCAAAGCACGAGAAATCCGAGGCCAACCTGTCCGATAGAAGGGTTCAAAAGCCCAAAGCGCATGAAAACCGAGGCCAACCTGTCCAATAGAAGGGTTCCAAAGACCAAACCGCATGAAAACCGAGGTCAACCTGTCCAATAAAAGGTTCAAAAGAGTCGA of the Bacillus tuaregi genome contains:
- a CDS encoding L-lactate permease, with amino-acid sequence MTFTQNFTIVFDNLALTALVAVLPILYFFWALAIKRMTGHIAGLKTLVLAVVLAIFAFKMPAEMAIMSASQGAAYGILPIGWIIVTSVFLYKLSVKSGQFEIIRNSVQSITEDRRLQALLIAFSFGAFLEGAAGFGAPVAISAALLVGLGFHPLYAAGICLLANTAPVAFGAIGIPITAMAGPVGMDAMEISKMVGRQLPFISLFVPLYLVILMAGFRRAIEILPAILVSGLSFALTQFLTSNFLGPELPDILSALVSLLALVIFLRFWKPKTIFNFKGEEKKATPLAVKNGRVNGFHYTGRQVFKAWSPFLVLTALISFWGIHDMKAALTGQYEGTNSLLKEVNSLGQVLTYSPEVPFLHNKIFNAAGEAITAVYKLELLGAAGTAILIACLITKYITRLSWRNWLFTFFETIQELKRPLLTIGSVVAFAYVANTAGMTHALGMVIAKTGSLFPFFSPFLGWLGVFITGSDTSANLLFGNLQKISAMQVGMDPLLAVAANASGGVTGKMISPQSIAVACAAVGLAGKESDLLRFTLKHSFFLVILVGILTFLQSNVLSWMIP
- a CDS encoding chorismate mutase, whose translation is MEEINLEDLRIQIDKVDRELIKLLAERFELTEQVGVYKAKKNLNPQDKSREAKQFEKLEKLSLENGLNPEYAQKIFRCVMDIAISRHLEIGK
- a CDS encoding M20 metallopeptidase family protein, which gives rise to MENKHLELVRKLRHELHMHPELSNEEVWTKQRLLSFIQEHSKLEIVDKGNWFYAIYHAGEGKRNIAFRADFDALPMEESLDIPHASRIPGKAHKCGHDGHSASLAGFALEVDQKGADHNIYFLFQPAEETGDGAIQCVGFIKEHSIDEIFSYHNMSGMRFKTVHVIEGTAQFASKGMTIRMEGSPAHASQPEDGVNPAFALANIINRIPEFTAPENHKGLVLCTVVQVDIGEKAFGMSASRGELLLTIRAQYEEELDQLQDDLEKLAIAQAEAYGIKTVTISYQDEFPETKNHKESIAKVRKVCREKGIEVVDMPEAWRASEDFGHYTKATKGAMVYIGNGEDYPQIHTYEYDFRDEIIETAVELFKGLASVK
- a CDS encoding NupC/NupG family nucleoside CNT transporter, with translation MNVLWGIAGILVVFGLAFLLSTNRKAINMRTILGGLAIQILFAFIVLKWNAGRAGISWVSDRVQDVINSAAEGISFVFGPAADTANFGFVFAFQVLTIIIFFSSLISVLYYLGIMQFFINIIGGGLAKLLGTSKAESMSAAANIFVGQTEAPLVIRPFLPKMSQSELFAVMTGGLASVAGSTLVGYALLGVPMNYLLAASFMAAPAGLIMAKLVVPETEKIEEKGFKMETDTASTNVIDAAARGASDGLSLALNIGAMLLAFISLIALINLIFGGIGGLFGYPNLTMEGILGIIFSPLAFAVGVPWSEAVAAGSYIGQKLVLNEFVAYTAFAPQIPELTPKTVIVVSFALCGFANLTSLASLLGGIGGLAPSRRPDIAKMGLRSVAAGMLASLLSAAIAGMFL
- a CDS encoding CPBP family intramembrane glutamic endopeptidase, giving the protein MTDTKITVQFTMLTFCIAYLVSGALIALGPFGYTVHNWVHSLQQLGMNIPYSLYILSPAIASYIVLKKSNKITGFKEWLKTVFYAKNSLSIYLFVVAGLALYFLIHMAVSGRTEMVLPFYTFFLSLPGNLIIGGLEEAGWMYILQPELDKKYGFVLSSIFAGFIWILWHIPLFFIPGTNHGEGLINFWMFAVQLIAFRFFNGAIYKISGKGRVFMCVIFHTMFNAASPIFGTMTMTWAGTFAANAVIVLVSIVTVVIYNKMHKRII